A single genomic interval of Armigeres subalbatus isolate Guangzhou_Male chromosome 1, GZ_Asu_2, whole genome shotgun sequence harbors:
- the LOC134206658 gene encoding uncharacterized protein LOC134206658, with protein MGIKVRIGNMPEYTDFIDFLREKDAFCNERRAPNSKRHYILYFQASNVISCTKFQELGTGERKTIVAKAMLCFNCLKSKHRVADCQSDQTCKIRGCGRKHHSMLHPVDTQQESIQQQTIVPKPADQVEPTEEGVSKPKATTLCGSVGGVKRQVLLSTAEVLMVGRDGITIKSRALLDSGSDSNIVTEKLAAKLKLQMQHVDLPISGLNNIQTRVKYIVSTSIISCVNQFSSSILDFLVVPKVTSNLPVTDVEYRSWPLPPSIKLADPTFHTPGEIDLIIGNEIFFDLIKQGRLRLGNETTLTETELGWIVGGSVRTRKSKSSARVCQMSHHDDMLNKTMRQFWEIENVDADSNMSVTEVLVEEHYIKTHSREENGRYIVRLPFNECKKELGDSYEIANRRLDKLLITLAKDPLKREQYFRFMAEYRSLGHMEEINETTRDGYYLPHHAVFKTASSTTKIRVVFDGSARTTTGLSLNDIVCVGPTVQSDLLSIILRFCSHPIVLTADIPKMYRQVMLHKDDRKYQKILWIDDNGMRKVYELKTVTYGVASSPHHATRTLVQLATDDGGAFPLAEQVIRNDSYIDDFLTGGESAEVVVNIYKELSSLLQRGGFGVHKFCTNDPIIRQLQLRGYSNDASTTKRQVLSDIGRLFDPLGFLGPIITSAKLVMQDIWRLGLNWDEELPKEVLQEWIQFRRQLPIVNQMHKERCVVPRDTARVELHGYSDASKRAYGAVVYTRCIALDGTISVKLIATNNPADVISRGALPEELLYNVLWWKGSPNLQQAMPRMDEPEMIAEIPELRSRTVLAAVGGDDSIPLNRVSDYRKLLRSWAYVMRFIAIVRFKKREVSNISATEMANAERVIFSVVQGQVFGDLLKKLQEESMIRHSLSNLALFIGQDGLIRVGGLLKYSAIPYDGRHQVLLPERHHVTVSLIRKLHEEHHHVGQGGLLAIVRECYWPLRAKSIIKRIISGCQTCAKYRPNISSQFMGNLPEHRVNQAPVFSRVGGQRSIYTTFKHVKNGMARYVTSALEHWLCWSMRTFPHSSGVEEELWLFILVTMVRFE; from the exons ATGGGAATCAAAGTTAGAATCGGAAACATGCCCGAATACACGGATTTCATCGACTTCCTGAGGGAAAAGGACGCATTCTGCAACGAACGTCGCGCTCCCAACAGCAAACGTCATTACATCCTATACTTCCAAGCAAGCAACGTCATATC ATGCACGAAGTTTCAAGAACTGGGCACAGGTGAGCGGAAGACTATTGTGGCCAAGGCAATGTTGTGCTTCAATTGTTTGAAGTCTAAACACCGGGTAGCTGATTGTCAGTCCGACCAAACATGCAAGATTCGAGGATGCGGTCGCAAACACCACAGCATGCTACATCCAGTTGATACTCAACAGGAATCCATTCAGCAACAAACTATAGTTCCGAAGCCAGCGGATCAGGTAGAGCCAACTGAGGAAGGCGTATCGAAGCCGAAAGCGACCACGTTGTGCGGTAGCGTTGGCGGTGTGAAGCGGCAAGTACTCTTGTCCACAGCAGAAGTGTTGATGGTGGGCCGCGATGGAATCACCATTAAATCTCGAGCGCTATTGGATTCGGGTTCCGATAGCAATATCGTTACGGAGAAGCTAGCAGCTAAATTGAAACTGCAGATGCAGCATGTCGACCTACCTATAAGTGGCCTAAATAACATTCAGACGAGGGTTAAGTACATCGTAAGTACAAGTATCATATCCTGCGTTAATCAGTTTTCCTCGTCAATTCTAGACTTCCTGGTCGTGCCGAAAGTGACATCAAACCTGCCCGTCACAGATGTTGAATATCGATCATGGCCGCTACCTCCCAGCATTAAATTAGCTGACCCAACATTCCACACGCCAGGCGAGATCGATTTAATAATTGGCAATGAAATATTTTTCGATCTAATCAAGCAAGGACGTCTGAGATTGGGAAACGAAACGACACTTACAGAAACGGAGTTGGGCTGGATTGTAGGAGGATCGGTACGGACCAGGAAGTCCAAGTCAAGCGCTCGAGTCTGTCAGATGAGTCATCATGATGACATGCTGAATAAAACCATGAGACAGTTCTGGGAAATCGAGAACGTTGATGCAGATTCAAACATGAGCGTTACTGAAGTACTAGTCGAGGAACACTACATTAAAACGCATTCACGCGAAGAAAATGGAAGATATATTGTTCGACTACCATTCAACGAGTGTAAGAAGGAATTGGGAGATTCGTATGAGATCGCAAACAGGCGTCTGGACAAGCTTCTAATTACATTGGCCAAGGATCCACTGAAACGCGAACAATATTTCCGGTTTATGGCTGAGTATCGTTCATTAGGCCACATGGAAGAAATAAACGAAACTACCAGAGACGGATATTACCTTCCCCACCATGCCGTATTCAAAACAGCGAGCTCCACTACGAAAATTCGTGTCGTGTTTGATGGTTCGGCAAGGACGACTACAGGATTATCATTGAACGACATTGTGTGTGTGGGCCCAACCGTTCAGAGCGACTTGCTATCTATTATCTTGCGATTTTGCTCTCACCCGATTGTACTGACGGCAGACATACCCAAAATGTACCGTCAGGTAATGCTGCATAAAGATGATCGCAAGTATCAAAAAATATTATGGATAGACGACAACGGTATGCGCAAGGTTTATGAGTTGAAGACAGTTACATATGGAGTGGCCAGCTCCCCGCATCATGCCACAAGAACCCTGGTCCAGTTGGCAACCGACGATGGTGGAGCTTTTCCGTTGGCTGAGCAGGTGATTCGTAATGACAGTTATATTGATGACTTTCTCACAGGCGGGGAAAGTGCAGAGGTGGTAGTGAACATCTACAAAGAATTATCGTCACTACTGCAGCGTGGTGGATTTGGAGTTCATAAATTTTGTACAAACGACCCAATCATACGTCAGCTACAGCTTCGAGGATACAG CAACGATGCTTCTACCACAAAACGCCAAGTGTTGTCCGATATCGGCCGTCTGTTTGATCCACTCGGCTTTCTTGGACCAATCATCACAAGCGCCAAATTAGTAATGCAGGATATCTGGCGATTGGGTTTGAACTGGGATGAAGAGTTACCGAAAGAAGTTTTGCAAGAATGGATCCAGTTTAGACGTCAGTTACCAATTGTCAACCAGATGCATAAGGAACGATGCGTAGTACCAAGGGATACGGCGCGAGTTGAATTACATGGTTATTCGGACGCTTCTAAGAGAGCGTACGGTGCGGTTGTGTATACTAGATGCATCGCATTGGATGGAACAATTTCCGTGAAACTCATCGCAA CCAACAACCCCGCTGATGTGATTTCGAGAGGTGctcttccagaggaacttttgTACAATGTACTATGGTGGAAGGGTTCTCCTAATCTTCAGCAAGCAATGCCACGAATGGATGAGCCTGAAATGATAGCAGAAATACCGGAATTAAGATCAAGAACAGTTTTAGCTGCAGTGGGAGGAGATGATTCAATCCCACTGAACCGTGTCAGTGACTATCGTAAACTGTTGAGATCCTGGGCTTACGTCATGAGGTTCATCGCCATTGTGAGATTCAAAAAACGTGAGGTGTCTAATATCAGTGCTACTGAAATGGCCAATGCGGAACGAGTGATATTTTCGGTGGTTCAAGGCCAGGTGTTTGGTGACTTGTTAAAGAAACTACAGGAAGAATCGATGATACGGCATTCTTTATCAAACTTGGCGTTATTCATCGGACAAGATGGTCTAATCCGTGTCGGAGGTCTATTAAAGTATTCTGCGATTCCTTATGATGGAAGGCATCAAGTATTGCTACCAGAGCGGCACCATGTCACCGTGTCGCTGATACGTAAACTGCACGAAGAGCATCATCATGTTGGCCAAGGAGGTTTGCTGGCGATAGTGCGTGAATGTTACTGGCCGCTGCGTGCGAAATCCATCATCAAAAGAATCATTTCTGGTTGCCAAACTTGTGCTAAATATCGACCGAACATCAGTAGCCAGTTCATGGGTAATCTCCCGGAGCATCGTGTCAATCAAGCACCAGTATTCTCTCGAGTTG GTGGTCAAAGGAGTATCTACACCACCTTCAAACACGTCAAAAATGGCATGGCAAGATACGTCACTTCAGCGTTGGAACATTGGTTATGTTGGTCGATGAGAACGTTCCCCCACAGCAGTGGCGTCGAGGAAGAATTGTGGCTCTTCATCCTGGTGACGATGGTGCGGTTCGAGTAG
- the LOC134207818 gene encoding peroxiredoxin-2: MSFIAKSLIRNIPQLVKAPKIQKSFIHTARSLCVAQVQKPAPAFSGTAVVNNDFKDIKLDDFKGKYLVLFFYPLDFTFVCPTEIIAFSDRIQEFRALNTEVVGVSVDSHFSHLAWVNTPRKQGGLGKMDYPLLSDLTKKVSADYGVLLEEAGISLRGLFIIDPKGVVRQITINDLPVGRSVDETLRLIKAFQFVEKHGEVCPANWDPKSNADTIKPDPKGSQTYFNKHG, encoded by the exons ATGTCCTTCATTGCGAAATCGTTGATCCGTAAC ATTCCACAGCTGGTGAAAGCACCCAAGATCCAGAAAAGTTTTATTCATACCG CGCGATCTCTATGTGTTGCCCAGGTCCAAAAACCGGCACCGGCATTCAGCGGCACGGCCGTTGTCAATAACGATTTCAAAGACATCAAGCTGGATGACTTCAAGGGAAAGTACTTAGTGCTGTTCTTTTATCCATTGGATTT CACCTTCGTCTGCCCGACCGAGATCATTGCGTTCAGCGATCGGATCCAGGAGTTCCGCGCTCTCAACACCGAAGTGGTGGGCGTTTCGGTTGACTCTCACTTTTCGCATTTAGCCTGGGTCAACACACCTCGCAAGCAGGGCGGTCTGGGAAAGATGGATTACCCTCTGTTGTCTGACTTGACCAAAAAAGTTTCCGCCGACTATGGCGTTCTGCTGGAAGAGGCCGGTATCTCGCTGCGAGGTTTGTTCATTATCGACCCGAAAGGCGTCGTCAGGCAAATTACGATCAATGATCTGCCCGTGGGTCGGTCCGTTGATGAAACGCTGCGACTGATCAAGGCTTTCCAGTTCGTGGAAAAGCATGGTGAGGTATGCCCTGCCAATTGGGATCCGAAGTCTAACGCTGATACGATTAAGCCTGATCCCAAAGGATCTCAGACTTACTTCAACAAGCATGGATAG